In the genome of Planktothrix tepida PCC 9214, one region contains:
- a CDS encoding type I restriction endonuclease subunit R, whose protein sequence is MVLTKPISKTITSLDNLEERFNLRPTENAQFFPEWNENLPELTDSETATLDQIRNRFIRHRKRGSLAEGTINHLVISPLLTLAGLYDEPFFVTTEPEVELFLEDRDEILRGRIDTLIIQQQLWVLVVESKSTIAFSVALPQALTYLIANPNPERPVYGLITNGDEFQFIKLLNQPNPNYDLSNIFSLLLPHRNQLYDIMRILKQIRQIMIETPIE, encoded by the coding sequence ATGGTACTGACAAAACCTATCTCAAAAACCATCACCAGCTTAGACAACCTGGAAGAAAGATTTAATCTCCGTCCTACAGAAAACGCACAATTCTTTCCTGAATGGAATGAAAACTTACCCGAACTAACCGACTCGGAAACAGCCACCCTAGACCAAATTAGAAATCGATTTATTCGTCATCGCAAACGCGGTTCCTTAGCCGAAGGAACCATCAATCACTTAGTTATTTCTCCCTTATTAACCCTAGCTGGTTTATACGACGAACCCTTTTTCGTCACCACAGAACCCGAAGTTGAACTATTCCTAGAAGACAGAGACGAAATCCTCAGAGGACGCATCGACACCCTGATTATTCAACAGCAACTCTGGGTATTAGTTGTAGAATCTAAATCAACAATTGCCTTTTCTGTAGCCCTCCCCCAAGCCCTCACTTACTTAATAGCAAACCCCAACCCAGAACGCCCGGTCTATGGATTAATCACAAACGGTGATGAATTCCAATTTATTAAACTTTTAAATCAACCTAACCCGAACTACGATTTATCTAATATTTTCTCCCTATTACTTCCCCATCGCAATCAACTTTATGACATTATGCGAATCCTCAAACAAATTAGACAAATCATGATTGAAACCCCTATTGAATAA
- a CDS encoding UPF0175 family protein, translating into MPYQLKIDYPETFPDALQQTKEQFEQEAKWAMAVKLFELKRLSSGMAAALIGVDRVTFLLKLKDYGIPMIDLTEKELLSDLENA; encoded by the coding sequence ATGCCTTATCAACTTAAAATCGACTACCCAGAAACCTTCCCCGATGCCCTCCAACAAACAAAAGAACAATTTGAACAAGAAGCGAAATGGGCAATGGCAGTTAAACTATTTGAACTCAAACGACTTTCTTCTGGAATGGCAGCCGCGTTAATTGGGGTAGATAGAGTTACATTTCTCCTCAAATTAAAAGATTATGGTATCCCCATGATTGACCTGACAGAAAAAGAACTACTATCTGATTTAGAAAATGCCTAA
- a CDS encoding type II toxin-antitoxin system VapC family toxin: protein MRVLIDTNVVLDFLQEREPFVEDAAQLFAKIDAGELEGFISALTITNIYYIIRKASGKIAAQDAIAQILTDLQICAVDKGILEQAIALNFQDFEDAVQCACGIANQVDAIITRDLSGFVNAGILVIAPGELENLPPCSV, encoded by the coding sequence ATGCGAGTTTTAATTGACACCAATGTTGTTCTTGATTTTTTACAAGAGCGAGAACCTTTCGTAGAAGATGCAGCCCAACTGTTTGCGAAAATTGATGCAGGAGAACTAGAAGGGTTTATTTCAGCCCTAACAATTACTAACATTTATTACATTATTCGTAAAGCATCTGGTAAGATAGCTGCACAAGATGCAATAGCGCAAATTCTGACAGACTTACAGATTTGTGCGGTCGATAAAGGAATTTTAGAACAAGCGATTGCATTGAATTTTCAAGATTTTGAGGATGCAGTGCAGTGTGCTTGTGGAATAGCAAATCAAGTAGATGCGATTATCACTCGTGATCTTTCTGGATTTGTCAACGCGGGAATTTTAGTAATTGCACCTGGGGAGTTAGAAAATCTTCCACCATGTTCGGTTTGA
- a CDS encoding ParB/RepB/Spo0J family partition protein, with protein sequence MPALPDTHSTVTTVDPKTLKPHPRYLKIYGRMNIEELVEQIQLSNWINPILITPKQIIVSGHRRWQAALQLKWNTIPVEIRAFPNRLSELEALLSENLARPKTREQKVREANSWKEIESARAKQRQEAGIKIDEPGDLMDIFSEGRKGTTRDLVAAKVGLGSGVTYTKAAKVVAQIDWEIKAGNEEWADAWRSILNTVSIQAAYSLLKLPRKQQKQILDLIATGAARTPKEAALLLAEEASLDDPRLFVAGDYAVVNIDPNLTFAPSDQRWNGYXVLLW encoded by the coding sequence TTGCCCGCTCTACCCGATACCCACTCCACTGTCACAACCGTAGACCCCAAAACCCTCAAACCCCATCCTCGCTACCTGAAAATCTATGGTCGGATGAACATCGAGGAATTGGTCGAACAAATTCAATTGTCCAATTGGATTAACCCCATTCTCATCACCCCTAAACAGATAATTGTCAGTGGTCATCGACGCTGGCAAGCTGCCCTACAATTAAAGTGGAACACCATTCCCGTTGAAATTAGAGCCTTTCCCAACCGACTGTCAGAACTCGAAGCCCTCCTGAGTGAAAATCTCGCCCGACCCAAAACCCGGGAACAAAAAGTTCGAGAAGCCAACTCTTGGAAAGAAATCGAATCAGCCCGCGCCAAACAACGCCAGGAAGCCGGAATCAAGATTGATGAACCCGGAGACCTTATGGATATATTTTCAGAAGGTCGCAAGGGAACCACCCGTGATTTAGTGGCTGCTAAGGTCGGTTTGGGTTCCGGTGTCACCTATACTAAAGCTGCCAAAGTCGTGGCTCAAATTGACTGGGAAATCAAAGCCGGAAACGAAGAATGGGCTGATGCTTGGCGTTCAATTCTCAACACCGTCAGTATTCAAGCGGCTTATTCCTTACTGAAACTGCCTCGAAAACAACAAAAACAAATCTTAGATTTAATTGCCACAGGTGCGGCTCGGACTCCCAAAGAAGCTGCCTTACTGCTCGCCGAAGAAGCCAGTCTCGACGACCCCCGCTTATTTGTTGCCGGGGACTACGCCGTTGTTAACATTGACCCGAACTTAACCTTTGCTCCCTCTGACCAGCGCTGGAATGGATATTGNGTTCTCCTTTGGTGA